A single window of Xylocopa sonorina isolate GNS202 chromosome 5, iyXylSono1_principal, whole genome shotgun sequence DNA harbors:
- the LOC143423401 gene encoding protein BCCIP homolog: MVYHVVTIRQNRQFVTMADPVKKRDVQRNSEDRSSDDDDHSSSNSEDNEQQPLEEQGMEIQVDFEGRNPLDPDYHGIKTLLQQLFLKAHIDLGGLTDLIISQNYVGSVVKQSEDLDESDDEDNDVNDVFGITTVINLSSGQNYPCIQQLRELLRQLANEHATDATNSMIKNVLENDSEPLGLLINERFVNIPAQISVPLLENLISEIKRANNKNMPFNFSYYILICKLYKTDDKKLKKKLKHKKKENTEDLAIIWSNPEEEIFAEEATVSFEFSVEKESDSGLSGTWTESDDEMIPYRRLLLIEANKLQPIIDKIKTHIS, translated from the exons ATGGTATATCACGTGGTCACAATCCGGCAGAACCGTCAGTTTGTGACAATGGCTGACCCGGTTAAAAAGCGTGATGTTCAAAGAAATTCCGAAGACAGGAGTAGCGATGACGATGATCACAGTTCATCGAACAGCGAGGACAACGAGCAACAGCCGTTGGAAGAACAG GGAATGGAAATTCAAGTAGACTTCGAAGGAAGAAATCCATTGGATCCAGACTATCATGGCATTAAGACCCTTCTGCAACAACTCTTTTTGAAGGCTCACATTGATTTAGGTGGTCTCACAGATTTAATTATTTCTCAGAACTATGTAGGTTCAGTTGTTAAACAGTCAGAGGATTTGGACGAGTCGGATGATGAAGATAACGATGTCAATGATGTTTTTGGTATTACTACAGTAATTAATTTATCTAGTGGACAG AATTATCCATGTATACAACAACTCAGAGAATTATTAAGGCAATTAGCAAATGAACATGCAACAGATGCGACAAATTCCATGATAAAGAATGTCCTTGAAAATGACTCAGAGCCGTTAGGCTTACTGATTAACGAAAGATTTGTTAATATTCCGGCTCAAATATCTGTGCCGCTTCTGGAGAATTTAATTTCTGAAATAAAGAGGGCAAACAACAAGAATATGCCCTTCAACTTTTCATACTACATACTGATCTGTAAATTGTACAAAACAGATGATAAAAAACTAAAGAAGAAATTGAAACACAAAAAGAAAGAGAACACAGAGGATCTAGCGATCATATGGAGCAATCCAGAGGAGGAAATTTTTGCGGAAGAAGCCACGGTTAGTTTTGAATTTTCGGTGGAGAAGGAGTCGGACAGTGGCCTCTCTGGGACGTGGACTGAATCAGATGATGAAATGATACCTTATAGGAGACTGCTTCTGATCGAAGCTAACAAACTCCAACCAATTATTGATAAAATAAAAACCCATATTTCTTAA